The following coding sequences lie in one Peribacillus frigoritolerans genomic window:
- a CDS encoding VOC family protein, with protein MIKGLHHVQITIPMGTEEEGKKFYCGILGLQEIEKPESLKGRGGFWIKVGDRDVHIGTEDGFDRMKTKAHIAYEVEEISYWKTRLSKENIKILDAVPIPNFDRFEFRDPFGNRVEMIQNLKL; from the coding sequence ATGATTAAAGGATTGCATCACGTTCAGATAACAATTCCAATGGGAACTGAAGAAGAGGGCAAGAAGTTTTATTGTGGTATATTAGGTTTACAAGAAATTGAAAAACCTGAATCACTCAAAGGACGTGGAGGTTTTTGGATAAAAGTCGGAGATAGAGACGTTCATATAGGAACAGAAGATGGTTTTGACAGAATGAAAACTAAAGCTCATATCGCTTACGAAGTAGAAGAAATTTCTTATTGGAAAACAAGATTATCAAAAGAGAATATTAAGATACTGGATGCCGTCCCGATTCCTAACTTTGACCGTTTTGAATTTAGAGACCCATTTGGTAACAGAGTAGAAATGATTCAAAATTTAAAATTATGA
- the spoIID gene encoding stage II sporulation protein D produces the protein MNKFQPLIWVVLTIFIVVLVVPSILVASFSNNTKQNIVDSSKQNSVSSIDNNESKNDKNSPEPSIEVSVYRTNTKEIENIPIEEYVVGVVASEMPVTFELEALKAQSLAARTFLVQQMLSESKINLPDGTDITDNIQYHQVYKNKKELAIQWREDYKANISKIQKAVDATKGQILTYAEKPIDASFFSTSNGYTENSEDYWGNKTPYLKSVESPWDIKSPKFQYQTTIQVSKFEELLGVKLNNDVNIGNVISKSTGNRIKLIEINDKKFSGKTIRDKLKLNSSDFTFKREGSKVIIYTKGNGHGVGMSQYGANGLAQEGKNYKDIVNYYYHDVTISSVKPFINKMYVKK, from the coding sequence ATGAATAAATTCCAACCATTAATATGGGTAGTTCTTACAATATTTATTGTAGTATTAGTAGTACCTTCTATTTTAGTAGCTTCATTTTCAAACAATACTAAACAGAACATTGTAGATTCATCAAAACAGAATTCTGTTTCATCAATTGACAATAATGAAAGTAAAAATGATAAAAATTCCCCAGAACCTTCCATCGAAGTGTCAGTTTATAGGACAAACACTAAAGAAATTGAAAATATTCCTATAGAAGAATATGTTGTAGGCGTTGTTGCTTCAGAAATGCCAGTTACTTTTGAATTAGAAGCGTTAAAGGCTCAATCTTTAGCAGCCAGAACATTTTTAGTTCAACAGATGCTTTCTGAATCTAAAATTAATTTACCAGACGGTACTGATATAACTGATAATATTCAATACCATCAAGTCTATAAAAATAAAAAAGAACTAGCTATTCAGTGGAGAGAAGATTATAAAGCAAATATCTCTAAAATTCAAAAAGCAGTTGATGCTACAAAAGGTCAGATTTTAACCTATGCAGAGAAGCCAATTGATGCTTCTTTCTTTTCGACCAGTAATGGATATACGGAGAATTCAGAGGATTATTGGGGTAATAAAACTCCATATCTAAAAAGCGTTGAAAGTCCTTGGGACATAAAATCTCCTAAGTTCCAATACCAAACAACAATTCAAGTATCTAAATTTGAAGAGTTGCTAGGAGTTAAATTGAATAATGATGTTAATATCGGTAACGTTATCTCAAAATCAACAGGGAATCGTATAAAGCTTATTGAAATAAATGATAAGAAATTTAGTGGGAAAACCATCAGAGATAAGCTAAAACTTAATTCATCCGATTTCACATTTAAAAGAGAGGGAAGTAAGGTTATTATTTATACTAAGGGTAATGGGCACGGTGTAGGTATGAGTCAATATGGTGCTAACGGATTAGCACAAGAGGGTAAAAATTATAAGGATATTGTAAATTATTATTATCATGATGTTACCATTTCTTCAGTTAAACCCTTTATAAACAAAATGTATGTAAAAAAATAA
- a CDS encoding IS1595 family transposase has protein sequence MSKAFSNLLKHIDKLPHTKKEQVYQWVKRYVQPSSSVGGRLINEMRETRFKEGFECPHCASGHVVRFGKYNGRQRYRCKCCSKTFTDTTNTVLYRTRKGDEWITFVECMFKGYSLRKSAEIVGVTWVTLFYWRHKLLNALKQMDFEHFEGIVEIDETYFLYSEKGKRGITDRKPRKRGGKSKHRGISHEQVCVLVARDRTKATVSKVACMGRVVKDKVDKMIGSKLTADNVLVTDAWRAYKTYAKEKGLEHYRIKSTDGKYVLKGLYHIQNVNGLHSRMKQWIDRFKGVATKYLDNYLAWFLFIDSRSNESTRHNIKEFLLKSFVFEITDIYDSLRLSKFNL, from the coding sequence ATGAGCAAAGCGTTTAGCAATTTATTAAAGCACATTGATAAATTACCACATACGAAAAAAGAACAAGTATATCAATGGGTAAAACGCTATGTTCAGCCTTCTTCCTCTGTCGGTGGTCGTCTAATCAACGAAATGAGAGAAACTCGTTTCAAAGAAGGGTTTGAATGCCCTCATTGTGCATCTGGACACGTTGTTCGGTTCGGAAAATATAATGGTCGCCAACGTTATCGTTGTAAATGTTGTAGTAAAACCTTTACTGATACGACTAACACTGTTTTATATCGCACCCGAAAAGGAGACGAGTGGATTACATTTGTTGAATGTATGTTTAAAGGTTATTCCCTACGAAAATCGGCTGAAATTGTAGGGGTTACTTGGGTTACACTTTTCTATTGGAGACACAAGTTGCTGAACGCTCTCAAACAAATGGATTTTGAACATTTTGAAGGTATCGTTGAAATTGACGAGACCTATTTCCTATACTCTGAAAAAGGAAAACGAGGCATTACAGACCGAAAACCTCGAAAGCGTGGCGGAAAATCTAAACATAGAGGTATCAGCCACGAGCAAGTTTGCGTTCTTGTTGCCAGAGACCGTACCAAAGCAACTGTTTCTAAAGTTGCTTGTATGGGGCGAGTTGTGAAAGATAAAGTAGATAAAATGATTGGTTCTAAGTTAACCGCTGACAACGTACTTGTAACAGATGCTTGGAGAGCCTATAAAACGTATGCGAAAGAAAAAGGATTAGAACATTATAGAATTAAATCCACTGATGGTAAGTACGTTCTCAAAGGCTTATATCACATTCAAAATGTCAATGGTCTCCATTCTCGTATGAAACAATGGATAGACCGATTTAAAGGTGTGGCTACCAAATACCTCGATAATTACCTCGCTTGGTTCTTGTTTATTGATAGTCGTAGTAACGAAAGTACGAGACATAATATCAAAGAATTTTTATTAAAATCATTTGTATTTGAAATAACAGATATTTATGATAGTTTACGCTTGTCAAAATTCAATTTGTAG
- a CDS encoding DUF3888 domain-containing protein, with translation MKKKLFVIFCILFFINNTAVFAKQEAPSQEFINKYYFDIDLNGVKDIYFFREFPFYNDKGQVSLLGKAVLSVLQGDIWTWVREPRIYVKENIAYIHAVKLDGLNLLYTLKKENTVWKVVKTEKKKLPTVGSEVILEQAFLRAIGTEILNATKKYYGESRLFDSERVIDIVRDEFDDKYDITIQIVTYEGPKMPPYGFDTITLRIPGFEVIKYEHNDVSDIGKIPLEAH, from the coding sequence TTGAAGAAAAAACTATTTGTAATTTTCTGTATCTTGTTTTTTATAAATAATACTGCTGTTTTTGCAAAGCAAGAAGCACCAAGTCAAGAATTTATTAATAAGTATTATTTCGATATTGATTTAAACGGGGTTAAAGATATATATTTCTTCAGAGAATTTCCCTTCTATAATGATAAGGGACAAGTTTCACTTCTAGGTAAGGCAGTATTATCCGTATTACAGGGTGATATATGGACATGGGTTAGAGAGCCAAGGATTTATGTTAAAGAAAACATTGCTTATATACATGCAGTCAAGTTAGATGGATTAAATCTGTTATATACACTAAAAAAAGAAAATACCGTTTGGAAAGTCGTTAAAACTGAGAAAAAGAAACTTCCTACGGTCGGTAGTGAAGTTATACTCGAACAGGCATTTTTGAGGGCTATCGGAACAGAGATACTCAATGCAACAAAGAAGTATTATGGTGAATCAAGACTTTTTGATTCGGAAAGAGTTATTGATATTGTTCGTGATGAATTCGATGATAAATACGATATAACAATTCAGATTGTTACTTATGAAGGACCTAAAATGCCACCGTACGGTTTCGATACAATTACTTTACGAATCCCAGGTTTTGAAGTGATAAAGTACGAGCATAACGACGTTTCGGATATTGGAAAAATACCATTAGAAGCCCATTAA
- a CDS encoding Hachiman antiphage defense system protein HamA: MSESVKNQCSLLGEHPRQSLFAEWLSCEDIPIVDNKIHRKLIEVSGMRNHAIEQIAEWIIKHHIADKKLSRLKRKKEEILKKYGLEEYLKQQQMLPVAEKTMRGNGAEVVLAEYLQESTQLKNLLYRLQYNPNVNQSMKGDDVLLFNKENLRDKVIIGESKFRKTPNKAVVKEITDEFGKKLKLPLSILFVASLLSAQGEEDLADELEELNIEVQHGNVPVINVGLLLSNHNTASNVETHLISENPHFVILSLGIDNPEELITKSFALANEKIIRGIENED; the protein is encoded by the coding sequence ATGAGTGAATCCGTTAAAAATCAATGCAGTTTATTAGGAGAGCATCCTAGGCAGTCACTTTTTGCAGAGTGGTTGTCATGCGAGGATATACCAATTGTGGATAACAAGATTCATAGAAAACTCATTGAAGTAAGTGGGATGCGTAACCATGCAATTGAGCAAATAGCAGAATGGATTATAAAGCATCATATTGCTGATAAAAAACTATCTAGGTTAAAAAGGAAAAAAGAAGAGATTTTAAAAAAGTATGGGCTTGAAGAATATTTAAAGCAGCAGCAAATGCTGCCAGTGGCTGAAAAAACCATGAGAGGTAATGGTGCAGAGGTAGTTCTTGCAGAGTATCTTCAGGAATCAACTCAACTAAAAAATTTATTATATAGATTGCAATATAACCCTAATGTAAATCAATCCATGAAAGGAGACGATGTACTCCTTTTTAATAAGGAAAACCTTCGTGACAAGGTTATTATTGGAGAATCAAAGTTTAGAAAAACCCCAAACAAGGCTGTTGTTAAGGAAATTACAGATGAGTTTGGAAAAAAGTTAAAACTGCCATTATCCATACTTTTTGTGGCTAGCCTTCTTAGTGCACAAGGTGAAGAGGACCTTGCAGACGAGTTAGAAGAATTAAATATAGAGGTTCAACATGGTAATGTTCCAGTTATTAATGTCGGCTTGCTATTGAGCAATCATAATACAGCGTCAAATGTAGAAACTCATTTAATCTCTGAGAATCCTCATTTTGTTATTCTATCTTTGGGAATAGATAATCCTGAAGAGTTAATCACCAAAAGTTTTGCCTTGGCAAATGAAAAAATAATAAGGGGAATAGAAAATGAGGATTGA
- a CDS encoding DEAD/DEAH box helicase — translation MRIDKAKTLLERLEEDKQIQNYIGQSDSRYILFNVQEPRSNFPNYSTDLDEKLTSIAMSYLSIGCSFAEKGNISESIVPLEKGAMILENIHSPIENRNDYSVYFNLTGALAYYAAKQYSKSFILLKNISVDTLISELLHNFLSKKYEDLDKILSSILLSDMYSDEVIASLNDEVEAKNRIYLIILSKSLASLLEFIYSGDDNWLGKAKEYLEDLLELLAIDAEPSLWWGIRLLLLIVDGFKENSLWRTIPPLLGQEDGIVKKYISTMAFQKNPVVELFHSQLISLPTVLNEKGAVVSLPTSAGKTRIAEIAILDCLVNGVGNKVLYLAPFRSLAFEVEDSLSKVLEPMGFEVSHLYGGSQFSKLDETIIKDSNIVIATPEKAKAILRSNSELKSMIKLVIIDEGHLIGPDERAILSEILIDELRIHLTKNQGKMILLSAVLPNSSEVASWITGDETLEVSSSWRPSSQRIGIMEYRDTNINIIWNGEINSFNRNFITPFEVKRPRSQYVFPQNKKQAVAAAALKLSTSGSVLIFVCRKIMALPQAKELLVAMGEGKEEHVWSCVDEWNTFKLSCEEAYGEASSIYQCAQYGVLCHHAGLSAEVRLSMEKLIRKGNPKIIVATSTLGQGVNIGVSTVIFSNVWYDGTNKISNNDFWNIAGRAGRSFVDREGKILYVIDANKSRWSIRRSRELAEEYFESRNQDEAISGLLYIVEFVYRVAKTAGLGFETLLEMIAENDYSNIEGVHVNGFADMFDLLDDTLLALNLEFQSYQEDDPSKWIDDYFRQSLAFIQQRHFDELEGEDIISFLKARNKGVLKMAGDPINWKGLVSSSIPLRSGIFIRNEISSVLEVLQKYLSSDKELVDLVEFTKQIEIFVSKLPSNKFGSNALADDRKESWITGQSISSLTGEEMEICKSYYGYKLPWAINAMARLLNTLDLEEEAKEFETLAVLVQIGVPSFFAAKIYLAGINSRIAATELSKILDPQQEELSIKRLRDYISSLELEKGISKNTLNWVSLLKKNTNNANEHELPKIQDFYLKHSIDKDILVLNAKQYNGATFLCSPDYSFFIKVDVTKEFPFDKVSENFGVYFKFENDRWSIQLRNPYLSFTNID, via the coding sequence ATGAGGATTGATAAGGCAAAAACTTTGTTGGAGCGTTTAGAAGAGGATAAGCAAATTCAAAACTATATCGGCCAAAGTGACTCACGTTATATTTTATTTAACGTTCAAGAACCACGTTCCAATTTTCCTAATTACTCAACCGATTTAGATGAAAAATTAACGAGCATAGCAATGTCTTATTTGTCTATTGGATGTTCTTTCGCTGAAAAAGGGAATATTTCAGAGTCAATTGTTCCTTTAGAAAAAGGAGCAATGATATTAGAGAATATACATAGTCCAATAGAGAATAGAAATGATTACAGTGTTTATTTTAACCTTACAGGTGCCCTAGCTTATTATGCTGCTAAACAATATTCGAAGTCTTTTATTCTGTTAAAAAACATAAGCGTGGATACTTTAATTAGTGAATTATTACATAACTTTTTGAGTAAAAAATATGAGGATTTAGATAAAATACTTTCAAGTATTCTATTAAGCGACATGTATTCTGATGAAGTTATAGCTTCTTTGAATGACGAGGTTGAGGCTAAAAACAGAATATATTTAATAATACTTTCTAAATCATTAGCTAGTTTACTAGAATTTATATACTCTGGTGATGATAATTGGTTAGGGAAAGCAAAGGAATATCTTGAAGATTTATTAGAACTATTAGCTATTGATGCAGAACCATCTCTTTGGTGGGGAATTAGGTTATTGCTACTTATTGTAGATGGCTTTAAAGAGAATTCTTTATGGAGAACTATCCCCCCTCTGTTGGGGCAGGAAGACGGTATTGTGAAAAAGTATATATCAACTATGGCATTTCAGAAAAATCCTGTCGTGGAGTTGTTTCATTCCCAGTTAATTTCTTTGCCTACAGTTCTAAATGAAAAGGGAGCAGTTGTAAGTTTACCAACAAGTGCTGGAAAGACAAGAATTGCAGAAATTGCAATATTAGATTGTTTAGTCAATGGAGTCGGCAATAAAGTCCTGTATTTAGCACCTTTTCGTTCCTTAGCTTTTGAAGTGGAAGATTCACTTTCTAAAGTATTAGAACCAATGGGATTTGAAGTTTCACATCTATATGGTGGTTCACAATTTAGTAAACTTGATGAAACTATTATCAAGGATTCTAATATAGTTATTGCAACTCCGGAGAAGGCAAAAGCAATTTTGAGAAGTAACTCGGAATTAAAATCTATGATAAAACTTGTAATTATTGATGAAGGTCATTTAATTGGTCCTGATGAAAGAGCAATTCTTTCGGAGATTCTAATTGATGAATTAAGGATACACCTAACAAAGAACCAGGGAAAAATGATATTACTTTCAGCAGTATTACCTAACTCATCAGAAGTTGCTAGTTGGATTACAGGAGACGAAACACTTGAGGTCAGTTCAAGCTGGCGACCGTCTTCCCAGAGAATCGGTATTATGGAATATCGGGATACAAATATCAACATTATCTGGAATGGAGAAATTAATTCTTTTAATAGGAACTTTATTACTCCGTTTGAAGTAAAAAGACCAAGGTCTCAATATGTATTTCCACAGAATAAAAAGCAGGCAGTTGCTGCTGCTGCATTAAAGTTAAGCACTTCCGGTTCAGTATTGATTTTTGTGTGCAGAAAAATTATGGCTCTTCCTCAAGCGAAGGAGCTGCTAGTAGCTATGGGGGAAGGAAAAGAAGAACATGTATGGTCCTGTGTAGATGAATGGAACACTTTTAAATTGTCATGTGAAGAAGCATACGGAGAAGCTTCATCAATTTATCAATGTGCCCAATATGGCGTGTTGTGTCACCATGCAGGTTTATCCGCCGAAGTAAGACTCTCTATGGAAAAGTTAATTAGAAAAGGTAATCCAAAGATAATAGTAGCAACATCAACATTAGGACAAGGGGTAAATATAGGAGTCTCGACCGTAATTTTTTCAAATGTATGGTATGACGGTACGAACAAGATTAGTAATAATGATTTTTGGAATATCGCTGGTCGCGCCGGTCGAAGTTTTGTTGATAGGGAAGGGAAAATCCTTTATGTCATTGATGCAAATAAAAGTCGGTGGAGTATTAGGAGAAGCAGGGAATTAGCAGAAGAATATTTTGAGAGCAGAAATCAAGATGAAGCTATAAGTGGTCTATTATATATTGTGGAATTTGTTTATAGGGTAGCGAAAACAGCAGGATTAGGATTTGAAACATTGTTAGAAATGATAGCAGAAAATGATTACTCCAATATAGAAGGAGTGCATGTAAATGGTTTCGCAGATATGTTTGATTTGCTAGATGATACTTTATTAGCATTAAATCTAGAATTTCAGAGCTACCAGGAAGACGACCCTTCTAAATGGATTGATGATTATTTTAGACAGTCATTAGCCTTTATTCAACAAAGACACTTTGATGAATTAGAGGGTGAGGACATTATTTCATTTTTGAAAGCTAGAAATAAGGGAGTATTAAAAATGGCTGGAGACCCCATTAATTGGAAAGGGTTAGTGTCATCCAGTATTCCACTTCGCTCGGGTATATTTATCAGAAATGAAATATCATCAGTATTAGAAGTCTTACAGAAATATTTAAGTTCCGACAAAGAACTAGTGGATTTAGTGGAATTCACCAAACAAATCGAAATCTTTGTATCAAAGTTGCCTTCTAATAAATTTGGTTCTAACGCATTAGCAGACGATAGAAAGGAATCTTGGATAACAGGTCAATCTATTAGTTCACTAACTGGAGAAGAGATGGAGATTTGCAAAAGTTATTATGGTTATAAACTTCCTTGGGCAATTAATGCGATGGCTCGGTTATTAAATACATTAGATTTGGAAGAGGAGGCAAAGGAGTTTGAAACATTAGCTGTATTGGTTCAAATAGGGGTTCCTAGTTTTTTCGCCGCAAAAATTTATTTGGCAGGTATCAATTCTCGGATAGCAGCAACGGAATTAAGCAAAATATTAGACCCGCAACAGGAAGAATTAAGTATCAAACGTTTAAGGGACTATATTAGCTCGCTGGAACTAGAAAAAGGTATAAGCAAAAACACATTAAATTGGGTCTCATTATTAAAGAAAAATACAAATAATGCCAATGAGCATGAATTACCTAAAATACAAGATTTTTATTTAAAACATTCTATTGATAAAGATATTTTAGTATTAAATGCAAAACAATATAATGGAGCTACTTTTCTGTGTAGCCCGGATTATTCTTTTTTTATCAAAGTGGATGTCACTAAAGAATTCCCTTTTGATAAAGTTTCAGAAAACTTTGGAGTCTATTTTAAATTTGAGAATGACCGATGGTCTATTCAATTAAGGAACCCATACCTTAGTTTTACTAATATTGATTAG
- a CDS encoding RNA polymerase sigma factor — protein MLDKDNLDESIEIIYNKYYRDVYKFLICFTGNQNDAEDLTQDVFIRLLQSQSKFNKQCTLKTWILSIAKHAAIDYHRKKRFSAVFKDSFFKQLVSNRKIPDEILQDNERTKVLQQAIQSLKPSYRSIVILRGINEFSIKETATILQCNEAKVKVDYHRALKVLRKKLNLSIEEVFENAK, from the coding sequence TTGCTTGATAAAGATAATTTAGACGAGAGTATCGAGATAATCTATAACAAGTATTATCGAGATGTTTATAAGTTCTTGATTTGTTTTACTGGGAACCAAAACGATGCTGAAGATTTAACCCAAGATGTTTTTATACGGTTACTACAATCTCAATCTAAATTTAACAAGCAATGTACATTAAAAACGTGGATTCTTTCCATAGCCAAACACGCTGCAATTGACTACCACAGAAAAAAAAGATTTTCTGCTGTATTTAAAGATAGCTTTTTTAAACAACTTGTTTCAAATAGGAAAATTCCTGATGAGATTCTACAAGATAATGAACGTACTAAAGTATTGCAACAGGCTATACAGTCATTAAAACCTTCGTATCGAAGTATTGTCATTCTAAGGGGAATAAATGAATTTTCGATTAAGGAAACCGCAACAATATTGCAATGTAACGAAGCAAAAGTCAAAGTCGATTACCATAGAGCCTTAAAAGTATTAAGAAAGAAACTTAATCTTTCAATAGAGGAGGTTTTTGAGAATGCAAAATGA
- the spoIIP gene encoding stage II sporulation protein P yields MQNDNEIFEEIKRSTNLNPRTEFVNDTRHLLVKKANHIRKVSKIKKLSYYWSVVIATVAMIAWTSLFGGNQYIVKSYHTVMSAIPKNNEESMTASTKNPSVFIYHTHTTESFTPLLNNKNPDKALDKKKNITMVGAELTSELKKKNINVLHSTTDFDKIVRDRDLDYSNIYDMSGKEVQTVLDKNKNLKLIIDIHRDTQLKDATTVRIDGKDVASVSFVVSENSPNFKENRKIANLFHQKLEKKYPGLSRGVLLKVSQTRNPYKQKFYNQDLFANSLLLQIGGVENTIEEENRSVELLAEVIDEILIEIE; encoded by the coding sequence ATGCAAAATGATAATGAAATTTTTGAAGAGATTAAACGCTCTACGAATTTAAATCCAAGAACAGAGTTTGTGAATGATACAAGACACTTATTAGTTAAAAAGGCTAACCATATAAGGAAAGTAAGTAAAATTAAGAAGCTTTCTTATTATTGGTCTGTAGTTATTGCAACAGTGGCTATGATTGCTTGGACTTCCCTTTTTGGAGGAAATCAGTACATTGTAAAATCTTATCATACTGTAATGTCTGCCATTCCTAAAAATAATGAGGAAAGCATGACTGCTTCAACTAAAAATCCTTCTGTATTTATTTACCACACCCATACCACGGAATCCTTTACGCCGTTACTTAATAATAAAAATCCAGATAAAGCATTAGATAAGAAAAAAAATATTACGATGGTAGGTGCAGAACTAACTAGTGAATTAAAGAAAAAAAATATTAATGTATTGCACAGCACCACGGATTTTGACAAAATAGTTCGTGACCGTGATTTAGATTACTCAAACATATACGATATGTCAGGGAAAGAAGTACAAACTGTTCTTGATAAAAATAAGAATTTAAAATTAATTATAGATATTCACAGAGATACTCAACTAAAAGATGCTACAACCGTTAGAATAGATGGAAAAGATGTAGCCAGTGTGTCATTTGTTGTCTCGGAAAACAGCCCTAATTTTAAAGAAAACCGAAAAATCGCAAATCTCTTTCATCAAAAATTAGAAAAGAAGTATCCTGGACTTTCTAGGGGAGTTTTACTGAAAGTATCACAAACAAGAAATCCTTATAAACAAAAATTTTATAATCAAGACTTATTTGCGAACTCACTCCTCCTTCAAATTGGAGGGGTAGAAAATACAATTGAAGAAGAAAATAGGAGCGTTGAATTATTAGCAGAAGTTATAGATGAAATACTAATTGAAATTGAGTAA
- a CDS encoding NAD(P)H-dependent oxidoreductase: MKHLVVYAHPYADSLNHSLMETTVNALKKNGNEVVVRDLYALDFQPVLKPEDTAAMKAGKTPDDIKTEQEFVTEADVITFIYPIWWTGLPAILKGYVDRVFAFGFAYSAGPEGVIKLLEGKKGFIINTHGTPNEIYDEIGMTAGLKVTSDIGIWDFTGIEPVDHLLFGSIGYLDEEAYKGMLKKVEDTVNSHFS, from the coding sequence ATGAAACATCTTGTTGTTTATGCACATCCATACGCTGACAGCTTAAATCACTCTTTAATGGAAACAACAGTCAACGCATTAAAGAAAAATGGTAACGAAGTAGTCGTCCGTGATTTATATGCACTTGATTTTCAACCTGTACTGAAACCAGAAGATACAGCAGCTATGAAAGCAGGAAAAACTCCTGATGATATTAAAACGGAACAAGAATTTGTGACTGAAGCAGACGTAATAACATTTATTTACCCTATTTGGTGGACAGGTCTTCCAGCTATTCTTAAAGGATATGTAGACCGAGTATTTGCATTTGGGTTTGCTTATTCTGCTGGACCAGAAGGTGTAATTAAGTTATTAGAAGGTAAAAAAGGTTTTATCATCAATACACATGGTACTCCTAATGAGATTTACGATGAAATCGGTATGACAGCAGGGTTGAAAGTCACTTCTGACATTGGAATATGGGACTTTACTGGAATTGAACCTGTGGACCATTTACTATTCGGAAGTATTGGATACCTTGATGAAGAAGCATATAAAGGAATGTTAAAGAAAGTTGAAGATACAGTTAATTCCCATTTCTCATAA